From Candidatus Rokuibacteriota bacterium, one genomic window encodes:
- a CDS encoding P-II family nitrogen regulator yields the protein MKKIEAIIKPYRLDDVKAALSDAGLLGMTVSEVRGFGRQKGHTELYRGAEYTVDFLPKIKVEIVLGHEHLAVALEAIRKAAWTGSIGDGKIFVSDVEDAVRIRTGERGEAAL from the coding sequence ATGAAGAAGATCGAGGCCATCATCAAACCGTACCGCCTGGACGACGTGAAGGCGGCGCTCTCCGACGCGGGGCTCCTCGGGATGACGGTCTCCGAGGTGCGTGGGTTCGGTCGCCAGAAGGGGCACACGGAGCTTTACCGGGGCGCGGAGTACACCGTGGACTTTCTCCCCAAGATCAAGGTGGAGATCGTGCTGGGCCATGAGCACCTCGCCGTCGCCCTCGAGGCCATCAGGAAGGCGGCGTGGACCGGCTCGATCGGCGACGGCAAGATCTTCGTCTCTGACGTGGAGGACGCCGTCCGTATCCGCACCGGGGAGCGCGGCGAGGCTGCGCTGTGA